The stretch of DNA GGGCGCGGCGGCCGCGTCTTGCGGCCATTGCCATAGAACTTCGCCGCCGGTTCTCAACAGGGCGCGGTCGGCCCCGGCCGCAACGGCGGCGCGCAGCAAAGGCATCACCTCAGCGGCCGTCAGCACTTCGCGCAAGCCTTTTTCAGCGCCGACCAAAAATTCGATGCATTCCGGGTTGGACATGGATCTGATCCTTTGTTGGATGAGAAATCCCCCTCGATCCCCCTTTATCAAAGGGGGGGCTGGGGGGGATTTTCAGTTCCGCACCGTCAGCTGCCGCAGGAAATCTTCCAGGTGCAATCCGTGATCGCGCTCAAGATGCCATTTCTCGTCCAACTGTCCGAAGGTACGGGCCGCCAGAATGGAAAACGTTTCCAGCACCCCCTCGCCGCTCAGGGCCGAAGCCAGTTGGATCGGGATGCCCGTGGGCTGCCACACCCGCGAGATTTCAGCTTCGCCGACCACCTGCGGCAGGTCGCGCTTGTTGAACTGAATGACCAGAGGAATGTCGGCAATGTCGAGGCCCACCAGGGCCAGGTTTTTTTCCAGATTCGCGAAACTCGCCACGTTATTGCCCGTTTCCGACAACTGGGAATCGGCGATGAACGCCACGCCGTCGGCGCGTTGCAGCACCGCCTTGCGGGTTGCGTCGTGGCGCACCTGGCCGGGCACCGTGAAAACCTTGATCTTGATGCGCAGCCCGCTGGGCGCGGTGAGAAAAAACGGCAGCAGGTCGAAATAGATGGTGCGGTCATCGCGCGTATCGAGCACCATCAGATCGCCGCGCCCTTCGCGCGCCAGCAGTTCGTGCAGTTGCAACAGATTGGTGGTCTTGCCCGAAAGAGCCGGCCCGTAATAGACGAGCTTGAGCACCATCTTGTTGTCCGCCTGGTTGTATTCGATCACGCGCCTACCTCGGGGTCAGCACCGCGATACCCCGCCGAAAGGGATCGAGTTCGTGATAGCGGTGAATGGCGGCAATGGCTTGATCATCCAGCACGGCATTGCGGCTGAGCAGCAGCAGACCGGTGCTGCTGAACAGATCTTCGTTGAGCACCATGCCGCAATAGAGTTCGGCGGGCTGCGCCAGGCGCGGCACCATGCCTTGCGCGTTGACGGGCGGGCCGTAGTGCTCACGCACCACCGTGTCGAAATAAGGGTAGAGACTGGTGTCGAAGCGACTGCCGAGATGGGGTTGGAGTTGAATCAGCACCAGATCCGCGGCACGTTCGTCATGACGCGGCAGGTTGCGGTCGATGAAATCGGCCAGGGCGATGATGCGCGACCCCAGGGGAATGGCGCTGCCCTGAAGAGCGTCGGGATAGCCGCCGCCGTCGAAATGCTCGTGATGGTGACGAATGAGCAGGCCCGCTCCGCGCAGATCGGTGATGGCGTCAATGGCCATCTGACCGCGCACCGTATGCTGCAGATAGGTGAAGAGCTCTTCACCGTGGAGGTCTTCGGCACGGCGGCGCAACAGGGCGTCGGGCGTGCCGATTTCACCGATATCGTGCAGCAGGGCCGCGACCTGCAATTCCTCCCGCCCCTCCTCCGGCAGGTCCATGGCCGCCGCCACGCCCATGGCCAGAGCGCAGACATTGCGCGCATGGTTGCGCATGTGCGGCGCCCGCATTTCCAGAAGGCCCGAAAGCGCGCCGATGGTATCGCGATAATTGGCCTTGAGACGACTGTTTTTTGTCCGCAGTTCCTCGTTTTTCTTGCGGATTTCGGCGGTCTGCTCCAGCACCCGGCTCTTCAGCCGGCCGTTCCACTGGCGCAATTCCTCATTCTGCCGGTTGACGATCTGAGTGAGACGATCGTTTTCGCGCCGCAGACGAACCTGCGTGACGGCCTCGCGCAGGGTCATGAGCAGCACCTGGTCGTCCCAGGGTTTGGTCAGGTAGCGATAGGCGCCGCCCCGGTTGATGGCGGCAATCGTCGCCTCCATGTCGGCATAACCCGTCAGCAGAATGCGCAGCGCATCGGGAACCAGTCCGCGCGCTTGCTCAAGAAATTCGACGCCGGTCATGCCCGGCATGCGCTGATCGGAAACGATCACGCCGACATCGGGCGTCTCGCGCAACAAATCAAGCGCGACGCGACCTGATTCGGCGGTCAGCACCCCAAAGTCCTCGTCCATGAGCAGCCGACGCAGCGCCATGAGAATGTTGGGCTCATCGTCGACCAGCAGAATGTTCAAGGTTTCATTCATTCTTTCCACCTCGATCCAAGGTCAGAATCAGGCCTTGCTGCTCACCGAAGACCATATGGACCCCTTTGACGTAGAGTGTAACGCCGCCGACCACCACCGGCCCTTCGTGGCTCTCGCGAACCCGCAGCTCGTCGATAAAGCGGTTGATGGCTTCGGGCAGGGTGTCATGGCGGTCGCTGCCCATGGCCACGTTTTCGACGCTGTCGCACAACGTGCAGCCCCTATCGTTGCAATAGGCCACCTGATCATCCCGGTCGATGCCGATCACCCCTAAGGGCAAGGCATGCAGCATGTTCTGCGCGCCGGTCAGAACGCGGTTGCGAAAGACCAGTTCGGCGGTGCGCTCGTTGACCATCTGTTCCAGATTGTCGTTCATCAGGCGCAGTTCCTCGTTGGAGTCGCGCAGCTCAGCCATGAGTTGACGATTGCGGGCATGAAGAAAATAGAGTTCCAGGGCGTTGTGGATGGTCACCCGCAATTCATCGTCGTTCCAAGGCTTGGGAATGAACTTGTAAATCTGCCCCTCGTTGATGGCATCGACCACCGCGGCGGTGTCCGCGTATCCTGAGAGAACGATCCTCACCGTCTCCGGGCGCCTGCGGCAGACTTCGTGGAGAAATTCCACGCCGGTCATGTCCGGCATGCGGTAGTCGGAAATCACCACCTGGATTCCGTCCTCGCGCTCCAGAATCTCCAGGCCCTCGGGACCGGAGAGCGCGGCGAACAGTTCGTAGTCCTCATCCAGAAACACTCGCTGCAAGGCGCGCAGTACATTCTTTTCGTCGTCCACGCAGAGAATCTTTATTTTCTCATCCATGCGCCCCTCCCCCTGGAACCGTCCATGCCATGTTCCCCCCCTTCATTGTGCTCAGTTGGTCGCTACGCGACCACCAGAGGCAGTCTTACGGTAAAGGTGGTCCCTCGACCCACCTCGCTCTCCACGCGAATGTCGCCGCCGTGCCCCTGAACGATCTCATAGGCGATGGACAGCCCCAGACCCGTGCCTTTTCCGACCTCTTTGGTCGTGAAAAACGGATCGAAAAGCTTGCCCATATGCTCGGCGGGAATGCCGCAACCATCATCCCTGATGACGACACTGGCCCACTCGCCTTCCTGCCGGAGCGCGACCTCGATGGTGCCGTGCTTGTCGATGGCCTGGGCGGCGTTGATCAGCAGATTCATAAACACCTGTCCCAGTTGCTGAGGTCGGCATACCAGCGCCGGTAGAGGCTGAAAATCGCAAATGAGTTCGGCTTTGTATTTGATTTCGTTCCGCACGATATTGATGGCGCTCTCCAGGCACTGCGCCAGATCCGCCGCCACGGGCTCGCCGGCGTCGAGCCGGGAAAAACTCTTGAGATCCTGCACGATCCTTTTCACCCGATCGGCCCCCTCCTTAGATTCCTTCAGCAGGCAGGGCAGATCGTCGAGGATATGGTCGATTTTGAGGGCGCGACGGCGTGCTCCCAGATCTTCGCAAGCCTCCTCGTCGTGAAGGGATCGTTCCTGGACGGCGAGAAATTGCGTCAAACGTTCGAGATATTTCTCCAGGGTGCCCAGATTGCTGGAGATATAGCCCAGGGGATTATTGATTTCGTGGGCAACCCCGGCCGCCAACTGCCCGAGGCTCGCCATCTTTTCTTGCCGCCGCAGATACGTCTGGGTGGTGGTGAGCTCCTGGTACGCCTGCTCCAGTTGCCGATTTTTTTCGGCCATGGCGACAAGCAGCTCTTGCAACTCGGATTCGGCGCGCTTGCGTTCGGTCACATCCTGAATGGTGCCGAAAATCCGCAGGGGGCGACCCTGATCGTCGCGAAACATTTCAGCCTGCGAGTGCACCAGGCGAACCTCTCCATCCGGGCGCACCAGGCGATGCTCGACGACGAAGCGCCCACCGCCGCGGAAAGCGACATCGGCCGTTTGGCGTAGCCAGGGCAGATCCTCCGGGTGAACGAGAGCAAAGAAATCCTCTCGGGAACTCGGCGCTTGATCCCTCGGCAAACCGACAATGCGATACATTTCCTCGGACCAGTGAATCCGTCGCGAAGGCATCTCGACCTGCCAATGGCCCATGCATGCCATGCGCTGCGCCTCGGCCAGCAAGGCCTCGCTTTGCTGCAAGGCTTGCGCTTCCCGATCAATTTCAACAATCAGCGCGTTGAACGCCTTGGCCAGTGTGCCGATCTCATCGTCGCGAGCACTGGAGAAGAACCTCTCCTGGCCACGTTTTTCCGCCATGCCCTGTACATGCCGCGTCAGTCGCCGCAGCGGGGCCGTCAGACGCTCGGTAAAGAACCAGACCACCAGCATGGCCGTCAAGGCGGTGCCGGTCATGGCGAACAGCAACGCTTGACGGGCCCGCTCGACGGATGCGTAGGCTTCCTTGAGGGGCGTGGTGGCGCCGAGAATCCAATCCGTTGCGTTCAGCCGCTTGAAACTGGCCAGCATGGGCACGCCGCGCGAATTGACGGTTTCGCCGCTGCCTTCGAACCCTTCGAGGGCCTGATCGAACAGCGGATTGACGCCCGGCAGAACATCACGCTGCAAAATACGACTTTTGTCGGGATGCATGATCATGGTGCGATCGGTGGCGAACAGAAACACGTAGCCCGAATTCCCGATGCGCGTATGCGCCAGTTTCCCAAGAAAGTTTTCCCGGTTCAGATCCAAGCTGCCGAGCAGCACGGCATGAATGTTTCCGGCCTCATCAAAAACCGGCGCGGTGAGCATGATGATGACAGGAGCATGCTTGCGTTTGCTGAGAAACGGCTTGGAGATCACGGGCCGAGCCGTGCGCAGGGTTTCCTGAAGATACTCGCGATCGGAGAAATCCTTTGTGAACATCTCGGCTTCATAGGGATGCAGGCCGAGCATCTTTCCCTGCGGCGAGAGCAAGGCCAGGCCGTTTTCAAAAATCGTATGGGCGAAGGAGCGTTGAGCCAAAAACTCCTGGGCACGAGAAGGATCGCGGGGCATGTCGCGGGCCAGGGCGACCAACCCGCTCTGGGCCATCATCAGCGTTTCGTCGATCTCCGCAGCCAACGCCGCGGCAATCGTATATTGATGTTCGGCGATGATGTTCTGAATTTCTTGCTTGAAAAAGCTCAGAGCGGCCCACCCCAGCCCGCCCAGAACGACCAGTAGCAACAGGCAGATGCTCGCCGCCAATCGTTTTTGCATGCGTGCGTGACTCATCCCTCGGCCTCCTGAGTCGCCGGGCGCGTCAACGGCAGGCGCAAAGTAAAGGTCGAGCCGATCCCCGGGGTACTCTCCACCTGAATTTCTCCGCCATGTTTCTTGACGATTTCATAGGCGATGGACAGGCCCAGGCCGGTCCCCTTGCCGACCTCCTTGGTCGTGAAAAAAGGATCGAACAATTTGGGCAGATGCTCGGGCGCGATCCCGCAACCCGTATCGCTGATCGCCACGCTCACCCGATCTCCGTCATGACGAGTGCTGATCTTGATGATGCCGTGTTTGTCGATGGCCTGAGCGGCATTGACCAGCAGGTTCATGAACACCTGCCCCAACTGCAGCGGATGGCACAACAGCCGCGGCAGCTTCTCATAATCGCGTACCAGTTCGGCCTTATACTTGATTTCATTCCAGACGATGCTGAGGGTGCTTTCCAGGCATTGCTCCAGATCGGCGAGAACCGGATCCTCATCGTCGGATCGGGAAAAACTTTTCAGATCCTGAACGATTTTTTTCACCCGCCCCGCACCTTCCAGCGACTCGCTGAGCAATAACGGAATGTCGCCGAGAATATGGTCGATCTTGAGGGTACGGTGTTTTTCGTCGAGTTCCGCGACCTTGCCAAATCTTTGTTCGATCAGCGCCTTCTGAAAGGAGACGAACTCCGCGAGGCGCGCCAGGTATTTCGCCAGGGTGCCGAGGTTGCTGGAGATGTAGCCCAGGGGGTTGTTGATTTCATGGGCCACGCCGGCCGCCAGCTGCCCGAGGGAAGCCATTTTTTCCTGCTGCAGGATGCGTTGCTGTCCAGCCTTGAGCTCGTCGTAGGCATGCTGAAGTTCGCGCCCCTTGGCTTCCAATGCCCGGTTGGCCTGGGCCAGATCCCTGGAAATGCTGCGAATCCGGGTGATGTCCTGAAAGGTGATGACATTGCCGGAAGGAAAATTCTCCCCGCCCCAGTAGCTATAGGTGCGCAAGAGATAATGGCGCTTGGTGGCGGGATGAAAAAAAGTGACTCCTTCCTCGGAGGGTTCGACGGAGGTTTCCATCGCGCCAAGAAGGTCGGCCAGCGAGGCGCCGAGGGCTTCCGTGTAATCCTTGCCCGTGATCTTGAGCAGGGCCTGATTGCAGCGTCGCACGCGCCCTTGCGTATCGGTCAGCACCACGATGTCCTCGAGGCAATCCAAAGTCTGTTCCCATTCTTTTTTGATGACTTCGACCTGTTGAAAAAGTTGGTGCAGTTCTTCGTGCTGACGGAAAAGCTTGGTCTGGTTTTCATGCAGCGCCTGGGTCATGGCGCGACGCACGGTATAGTCGGTCAAGGAGACGATGCTTTGCCGGGTTCCCAAGATGCGGCAGGCCGACATGAGAGCGTAGCGGATTTTGCCCTCCCGGTTGACGAAACGGATTTCGGCGTTCACCGGCGAGCCGTCCACTTTGGTCCAGAGCTCCCGGTTGTGGTTCTCCATGGTGTCCATGTCGCCGGGCAGGATGAAGCTTCGCCAGTTCATCATCCCGTCCACCTCCTGTCGGGGATATCCGGTGAGCTGGGTGAACTGGGAATTGGTACGCAGGATGGTACCGTCCTCGGCGATGAACAACATGGCGTTGCCGCCGGTCTCGAAAACCGCGCGGTAGATATTTTCCGATTGGCGTAGCGCCTCCTCGACGAGTTTTCGCGCGGTAATGTTGCTGTGGCTCACCACGACCCGAGGTTCCGCCTTGTCCTGCAGCAGGGTGACCCGCCCACTGAACCAGCGTTGCTTTTCAGGGGAATGACAGGGATATTCCAGGGAAAAGTACTTCTGTTCGCCGCGCAGCACGGCCTGAATCCCGGCGGCAAACTCGGCGGCCGTCGGGGCATCCTCGCCCTGGGCGGCCAGGCAGACGGCAAAATAATCCGCGCCTTCATTGACGTTGGCCGTCAGCGGGCCGTTTTCTTCGGCAAATCGGCGCCAGCCGCGATTCACGGCGAGAATTTTTCCCCGTGCATCCAGGATGGCGATATGGTCGGGCAGGGCATCAAGAGTGGCGCGTGAAAAACGTTCGGCAAGATTCAGGGCGTCCGTGGTGCGGCGATATTCGGCAATCAGTCGTCGGTAGGGTTTGAGGAGAAAAAGATAGCCGAACGGGCCCAGGATTCCGAACAGGATGATCAGGTTGGACAAAAAAATGACGTGGCTGGGAATCTCCGGGAACAGCCGGCACAAAATTTCGTCAAGGAACAAGGCGACTAGGGTTGTTGCTCCAAGTAGCACGAGCAGGGAAAGCCGTGTCGGTAAATTCTCCCCTGCCCTTTGGCCTTGATCCGCTGGGCTATTTTGCCAAGAACGAACAACCATGTGAAAATCCAACGGCAAAATCGTTATCATTAATAAATGAACTATTGCTAATTTTTTAGCACAATCCTTGTCAAAATTCAAACCTATTTCTGGAAAACATGCCAAAGCGCCTTTTGGAGCATGATCCGTCCAAAAAAAATGCCCCCGACGTTGCATCGTCGGGGGCATTTTTCCAAACCGAAAAGGTCGGTGATCAGCGCATGGCCGGCTTGAGGTTGCCGCAATCCGAGGAGAGCCAGCGGCCGGCCTGCTCGATCCGAAGCTGTTCCGTTCGGCCCGCCAATTGAGTCTCGATGACCGCCCGCCCTCGATACTCCCGGGGGTTGACGATGGTGATCTCCCCCTCTCCGGAGGCCGGGGGCGTGCCCGTGCAATTGAATCGGACCTTGAGTCCGCGCTCGGTTCGCGCCACGACTTCCTGGGTACAGTTTTCGTCGGCCAGTTGCACCTGATCGAGATCCGCCTGATCCTCGCCGATGCAAAGACGATAGGTGTTGGTTTGGTCGCCGAGGCTCACGCCATGGTTCGCGAGGGTGTCCTCCATCATCCGCCGTTGTTCCGGCGAAAGCCATTCCAACTGCTGCTGGAGGAGATTCAGGGTGTTTTCCACTTTTCCGCTTTGGCTTTGCACCGAAACGGTCTGCTCCCACAACCCGGGTTCAATCCTCAGCGGCTCGGCCCAGACTTGGCCTGCCGAAAAGAAACCTGCAACCGCCAGAAAAAACACTTTCTTCGATTTCATATGGTCCTCCCTGAGAAATGTATTCGTTGTCAAGCAGGGTAAGTTTCACAGGCATTGGATTTCCATGCGCGTCGCTCCAGGTTCGCGCCCGATCCTGACCGGATCCGCCGCGCGGGATGGAAAAGATCGCTCAGGCAACCAAAATCCCTCGGATTGGGGCGACTGCTGCCTGCCTGATAAAGAAGTGTACTGAGTTTAACCCGATGCGGAAAAAAAAGTAAAAAAGGGTTAGCGACAACTCGCTAACCCTTTGATCTTCATGGTGGGCGCAGTAGGGATTGAACCTACGACCCCTGCCGTGTGAAGGCAGTGCTCTCCCGCTGAGCTATGCGCCCGAAGTGTTCGGGTTTATACCAACAATATCCGGCAGGTGTCAACGCTTTTTTTGCCCATTTGGTACCTGTTCGGGCCCATTCAGCGCAGATGAGCGCGCAGAATTTCCTCGACGACGGTGTACGGGTCGAGATCACGGCGGGCCATGGCCCGCACCAGAGTCTCCACCCGCCCTTCTGCTTCCAGGCGAGCGAACACCTGAGTGAAAAGCCGCTCCTTGAGAAGATCGGTGAAGCGCTGGCGGCTCTTGTCTTCCTCGTGACCCTGGAGGCGCCCGCCGACGCGCAGATAGGCACGATGCTCCTCAATCTTGTCCACCAGGGAACCCAGACCATCGTTTTTCTGGGCCACGGTCATCACCACCGGCGGCTGCCATTCGTCGGCGCTTCGCTCCTTCATGTCCACCATCATGCAGAGTTCGCGGGCGGTGCGCTCGGCATCGGGGCGATCCGCCTTGTTGACGACGAAAACATCGCCGATCTCAAGAATACCCGCCTTGATGGCCTGGATATCGTCTCCCAGCCCGGGCACCATGACCACCAACGTGGTATGGGCGGTGCGCACGATTTCCACCTCGTCCTGGCCAACGCCGACGGTCTCGACGATGATGACGTCCTTACCCATGGCATCGAGAATGTGTACGATGTCGTTGGCCGAATTGGAGAGTCCGCCGAGGTGGCCGCGGGTGCCGAGGGAGCGGATGAACACGCCGGGATCGGTGGCATGGCGGTTCATGCGGATGCGGTCGCCGAGAATCGCGCCGCCGGAAAAGGGACTGGTCGGATCGATGGCGACCACGCCGACTTGCAGGCCTTTGTTGCGATAGGCCTCGATCAGCTTGTCGGTGAGTGTCGATTTGCCGGCACCGGGAGGTCCGGTCACGCCGATGACGAACGCCTTGCCGGTGTGCGGGTAAAGCTGCTTGAGCTCATCCACGGCGCCCGGCATGGCATCGTCCACATCGCGCATGAGACGCGCGGCGGCACGGATATCGCCCTGAAGTATTCGTTCGGCGAGAGACACGTTGCGGGCCTAGGCGTGCGGTCTGATGTTTTCTTTAACCCACTGGATGATGGCCTCGGTGCTGGTGCCGGGAGTGAAAATCTCCATGACGCCTGCCTGTTTGAGGCCGGGGATGTCGTCTTCGGGGATGATGCCGCCGCCGAACACGGGGATGTCGCCTGCGCCTTTTTCGCGCAGCAGGTCTACCACGCGGGGAAACAGGGTGTTGTGCGCGCCGGAGAGGATCGACAGGGTCACCGCGTCGACGTCTTCCTGAATGGCGGTGTTGACGATCTGTTCCGGCGTCTGGCGCAGGCCGGTGTAAATGACCTCAAACCCGGCGTCGCGAAACGCCCGGGCAACGATTTTGGCCCCTCGGTCATGGCCGTCCAGGCCGGGCTTGGCTACCAGCAAACGCAAAGTTCTCTCTGCCATTTCATGTCTCCTTTGATGTGAATGGAAAATCTAACTCTCAATTCCGACCCGCGCATGCTGCCCCGAGTTGTAATAGTGCTTGATTTCTCGCATCTCCGTGACCAGGTCGGCCAGTTCGATGATGTCGGGATGAGCACCACGCCCGGTCAGCACCAGTTCGGTATGGGAAGGCTTGTTGCGGATGAGGTCCTTGAGTTCATCGAGAGCGATGAGTCCGAAATCCACGGCGCAATTGATTTCATCCAGCACGATGAGATCGTAGTCCCCAGAAAGCACGAGTTTTTTCGCCTTGTCGAAACCGGCCTGGGCCATGGCGACATCCACGGGGTCGGGATGACTGGGCGAGACGAAGGTATCCTGGCCGACCTGCTCGATGGTCAAATAGGGCGCCAATTTGCGTGCCGACTCCAGTTCACCATAAACGGTGCTGCCCTTCATGAACTGCAGGACATGGATGCGCAGTCCGTGACCGGCGGCACGCAGGCACAGGCCCAGGGACGCGGTGGTTTTCCCCTTGCCGTTGCCGGTGTAGACCTGAACCAGGCCTTGAGTCAGTTTGGGAGTCGCGGAGGTCATGAGCGTGCCTTTTGAAATATAGGAAACCTTAAATGGGACGTAGATCAAATCTGATAAAATCGGATTAAAGACCAACAGCTTAAGCTTTTTTCCTAAACCATTTTCTCAAGGATTTCCGGCGGCAGCGACACCGACTTGCGATTGCGATCCACCACCACGTGAACGGTGCGTCCGGACGCCAACAGCGTGCCTTGCTGATCAAGGGCACGGTAGGAGAACTCCAGCACCTTGCCGCGCCGGCGCTCCAGCGTGGTTTCGATGCACACCTCGTCTTCATAAAACGCCGGAGACTTGTAGTCGATTTCCGCGCGCGCCACGACGACGAAATAGCCGGCTTTTTCAAAATCGGTGTAGCGCAGCCCGTTCTGCCGTAAAAAATCCGAGCGACCCTCTTCAAACCAGACCAGATAACGCGAATGATGCACGATCCCCTGGGCGTCGGTTTCCGCATAGCGAACTCTCAGGGTCATGCGGCAGGTCGTCATCGGCGCGCTTTCAAAAAAACCGTTTTAAGTCCGGCTAAAAAAATTTAGCAGGTCGGAAATATAGCAAGGGGGGGGAAAAGAGTCAACCAGCAGAAACAACCGACGAAGCACGGATTTTTACCATTAAAGTTCCTCGGAACGAAGTTTTACTTGGCGCGGCAGGGGCTGCTTGATTCCCTGGGCATCGACGTGCACGAAGGTCACGGTGGTGGAAAAGACTTCTTTTTCCTCATATGCCCCCGGCGCATCGGCAAAAACATTCACGGCGTAACGAACGG from Geoalkalibacter sp. encodes:
- a CDS encoding GTP-binding protein; its protein translation is MIEYNQADNKMVLKLVYYGPALSGKTTNLLQLHELLAREGRGDLMVLDTRDDRTIYFDLLPFFLTAPSGLRIKIKVFTVPGQVRHDATRKAVLQRADGVAFIADSQLSETGNNVASFANLEKNLALVGLDIADIPLVIQFNKRDLPQVVGEAEISRVWQPTGIPIQLASALSGEGVLETFSILAARTFGQLDEKWHLERDHGLHLEDFLRQLTVRN
- a CDS encoding HD domain-containing phosphohydrolase, which codes for MNETLNILLVDDEPNILMALRRLLMDEDFGVLTAESGRVALDLLRETPDVGVIVSDQRMPGMTGVEFLEQARGLVPDALRILLTGYADMEATIAAINRGGAYRYLTKPWDDQVLLMTLREAVTQVRLRRENDRLTQIVNRQNEELRQWNGRLKSRVLEQTAEIRKKNEELRTKNSRLKANYRDTIGALSGLLEMRAPHMRNHARNVCALAMGVAAAMDLPEEGREELQVAALLHDIGEIGTPDALLRRRAEDLHGEELFTYLQHTVRGQMAIDAITDLRGAGLLIRHHHEHFDGGGYPDALQGSAIPLGSRIIALADFIDRNLPRHDERAADLVLIQLQPHLGSRFDTSLYPYFDTVVREHYGPPVNAQGMVPRLAQPAELYCGMVLNEDLFSSTGLLLLSRNAVLDDQAIAAIHRYHELDPFRRGIAVLTPR
- a CDS encoding response regulator, with amino-acid sequence MDEKIKILCVDDEKNVLRALQRVFLDEDYELFAALSGPEGLEILEREDGIQVVISDYRMPDMTGVEFLHEVCRRRPETVRIVLSGYADTAAVVDAINEGQIYKFIPKPWNDDELRVTIHNALELYFLHARNRQLMAELRDSNEELRLMNDNLEQMVNERTAELVFRNRVLTGAQNMLHALPLGVIGIDRDDQVAYCNDRGCTLCDSVENVAMGSDRHDTLPEAINRFIDELRVRESHEGPVVVGGVTLYVKGVHMVFGEQQGLILTLDRGGKNE
- a CDS encoding sensor histidine kinase: MSHARMQKRLAASICLLLLVVLGGLGWAALSFFKQEIQNIIAEHQYTIAAALAAEIDETLMMAQSGLVALARDMPRDPSRAQEFLAQRSFAHTIFENGLALLSPQGKMLGLHPYEAEMFTKDFSDREYLQETLRTARPVISKPFLSKRKHAPVIIMLTAPVFDEAGNIHAVLLGSLDLNRENFLGKLAHTRIGNSGYVFLFATDRTMIMHPDKSRILQRDVLPGVNPLFDQALEGFEGSGETVNSRGVPMLASFKRLNATDWILGATTPLKEAYASVERARQALLFAMTGTALTAMLVVWFFTERLTAPLRRLTRHVQGMAEKRGQERFFSSARDDEIGTLAKAFNALIVEIDREAQALQQSEALLAEAQRMACMGHWQVEMPSRRIHWSEEMYRIVGLPRDQAPSSREDFFALVHPEDLPWLRQTADVAFRGGGRFVVEHRLVRPDGEVRLVHSQAEMFRDDQGRPLRIFGTIQDVTERKRAESELQELLVAMAEKNRQLEQAYQELTTTQTYLRRQEKMASLGQLAAGVAHEINNPLGYISSNLGTLEKYLERLTQFLAVQERSLHDEEACEDLGARRRALKIDHILDDLPCLLKESKEGADRVKRIVQDLKSFSRLDAGEPVAADLAQCLESAINIVRNEIKYKAELICDFQPLPALVCRPQQLGQVFMNLLINAAQAIDKHGTIEVALRQEGEWASVVIRDDGCGIPAEHMGKLFDPFFTTKEVGKGTGLGLSIAYEIVQGHGGDIRVESEVGRGTTFTVRLPLVVA
- a CDS encoding PAS domain-containing sensor histidine kinase; this translates as MFLDEILCRLFPEIPSHVIFLSNLIILFGILGPFGYLFLLKPYRRLIAEYRRTTDALNLAERFSRATLDALPDHIAILDARGKILAVNRGWRRFAEENGPLTANVNEGADYFAVCLAAQGEDAPTAAEFAAGIQAVLRGEQKYFSLEYPCHSPEKQRWFSGRVTLLQDKAEPRVVVSHSNITARKLVEEALRQSENIYRAVFETGGNAMLFIAEDGTILRTNSQFTQLTGYPRQEVDGMMNWRSFILPGDMDTMENHNRELWTKVDGSPVNAEIRFVNREGKIRYALMSACRILGTRQSIVSLTDYTVRRAMTQALHENQTKLFRQHEELHQLFQQVEVIKKEWEQTLDCLEDIVVLTDTQGRVRRCNQALLKITGKDYTEALGASLADLLGAMETSVEPSEEGVTFFHPATKRHYLLRTYSYWGGENFPSGNVITFQDITRIRSISRDLAQANRALEAKGRELQHAYDELKAGQQRILQQEKMASLGQLAAGVAHEINNPLGYISSNLGTLAKYLARLAEFVSFQKALIEQRFGKVAELDEKHRTLKIDHILGDIPLLLSESLEGAGRVKKIVQDLKSFSRSDDEDPVLADLEQCLESTLSIVWNEIKYKAELVRDYEKLPRLLCHPLQLGQVFMNLLVNAAQAIDKHGIIKISTRHDGDRVSVAISDTGCGIAPEHLPKLFDPFFTTKEVGKGTGLGLSIAYEIVKKHGGEIQVESTPGIGSTFTLRLPLTRPATQEAEG
- a CDS encoding DUF3617 domain-containing protein, whose product is MKSKKVFFLAVAGFFSAGQVWAEPLRIEPGLWEQTVSVQSQSGKVENTLNLLQQQLEWLSPEQRRMMEDTLANHGVSLGDQTNTYRLCIGEDQADLDQVQLADENCTQEVVARTERGLKVRFNCTGTPPASGEGEITIVNPREYRGRAVIETQLAGRTEQLRIEQAGRWLSSDCGNLKPAMR
- the meaB gene encoding methylmalonyl Co-A mutase-associated GTPase MeaB, encoding MSLAERILQGDIRAAARLMRDVDDAMPGAVDELKQLYPHTGKAFVIGVTGPPGAGKSTLTDKLIEAYRNKGLQVGVVAIDPTSPFSGGAILGDRIRMNRHATDPGVFIRSLGTRGHLGGLSNSANDIVHILDAMGKDVIIVETVGVGQDEVEIVRTAHTTLVVMVPGLGDDIQAIKAGILEIGDVFVVNKADRPDAERTARELCMMVDMKERSADEWQPPVVMTVAQKNDGLGSLVDKIEEHRAYLRVGGRLQGHEEDKSRQRFTDLLKERLFTQVFARLEAEGRVETLVRAMARRDLDPYTVVEEILRAHLR
- a CDS encoding cobalamin B12-binding domain-containing protein, which encodes MAERTLRLLVAKPGLDGHDRGAKIVARAFRDAGFEVIYTGLRQTPEQIVNTAIQEDVDAVTLSILSGAHNTLFPRVVDLLREKGAGDIPVFGGGIIPEDDIPGLKQAGVMEIFTPGTSTEAIIQWVKENIRPHA
- the cobO gene encoding cob(I)yrinic acid a,c-diamide adenosyltransferase — encoded protein: MTSATPKLTQGLVQVYTGNGKGKTTASLGLCLRAAGHGLRIHVLQFMKGSTVYGELESARKLAPYLTIEQVGQDTFVSPSHPDPVDVAMAQAGFDKAKKLVLSGDYDLIVLDEINCAVDFGLIALDELKDLIRNKPSHTELVLTGRGAHPDIIELADLVTEMREIKHYYNSGQHARVGIES
- a CDS encoding acyl-CoA thioesterase codes for the protein MTLRVRYAETDAQGIVHHSRYLVWFEEGRSDFLRQNGLRYTDFEKAGYFVVVARAEIDYKSPAFYEDEVCIETTLERRRGKVLEFSYRALDQQGTLLASGRTVHVVVDRNRKSVSLPPEILEKMV